One genomic region from Proteus vulgaris encodes:
- the dut gene encoding dUTP diphosphatase: MMKKIDVKILDARIGQEYPLPAYATTGSAGLDLRACLDAPLVLEPGQTELLPTGLAVHIADEGLAAMVLPRSGLGHKHGVVLGNLVGLIDSDYQGQLMVSVWNRGQTAFTIEPGERIAQMIIVPVVQAEFNIVEDFTATERGSGGFGHSGRQ, encoded by the coding sequence ATGATGAAAAAAATTGATGTTAAAATCCTTGATGCACGTATTGGTCAAGAATATCCACTTCCTGCTTATGCCACGACAGGCTCTGCTGGTTTAGATTTACGCGCTTGCCTTGATGCACCATTAGTTCTTGAACCAGGGCAAACCGAATTATTACCTACAGGTCTTGCTGTACATATTGCCGATGAAGGATTAGCAGCAATGGTACTTCCTCGTTCAGGTTTAGGTCATAAACACGGTGTTGTATTGGGTAATTTAGTTGGACTAATTGATTCTGACTACCAAGGTCAACTGATGGTATCGGTTTGGAATCGTGGTCAAACAGCGTTTACCATCGAACCGGGTGAGCGTATTGCTCAAATGATTATCGTACCCGTAGTTCAAGCTGAATTTAATATTGTTGAAGATTTTACCGCAACGGAACGCGGTAGCGGTGGCTTTGGTCACTCCGGCCGCCAATAA
- the murQ gene encoding N-acetylmuramic acid 6-phosphate etherase — protein MAIDLSNLVTESRNHNSENIDTLSTLDMLKVINNEDKKVPLAVEKTLPEIVQLVDKVATAFSQGGRLIYCGAGTSGRLGILDASECPPTYGTPHEMVIGLIAGGHKAILQAVENAEDNIQLGEQDLRQLNFNEKDVLVGIAASGRTPYVIGTLQYAKSLGATTGAISCNPESPIAKLADITITPIVGAEVVTGSSRMKAGTAQKLILNMITTGAMIKIGKVFGNLMVDVEATNAKLVERQIRIVMQATECERAIAEEALSQCHRHCKTAILMILANVDAQQATQMLNQNKGFIRKALGE, from the coding sequence ATGGCGATTGATCTTAGCAATCTTGTCACGGAAAGTAGAAATCATAACAGTGAAAATATAGACACACTTTCAACTTTGGATATGCTAAAAGTTATTAATAATGAAGATAAAAAAGTGCCATTAGCCGTCGAAAAAACGTTACCTGAGATTGTTCAATTAGTTGATAAAGTTGCGACCGCTTTTTCTCAAGGTGGTCGTCTTATTTATTGTGGCGCTGGTACATCGGGGCGATTAGGGATTTTAGATGCCAGTGAATGTCCTCCAACTTATGGTACACCTCATGAAATGGTGATTGGATTAATTGCTGGTGGACACAAGGCTATTTTACAAGCTGTCGAGAATGCAGAAGACAATATTCAACTAGGCGAACAAGATTTACGCCAGCTTAATTTTAACGAGAAAGATGTTTTAGTAGGTATTGCTGCAAGTGGTAGAACACCGTATGTGATAGGTACTTTGCAGTATGCAAAATCATTAGGTGCAACAACAGGGGCGATAAGTTGCAATCCAGAAAGCCCGATTGCCAAACTTGCTGATATTACCATTACACCGATTGTGGGTGCTGAAGTGGTAACAGGCTCATCGCGTATGAAAGCTGGCACAGCACAAAAACTTATCTTAAATATGATAACAACTGGCGCGATGATAAAAATCGGCAAAGTTTTTGGTAATTTAATGGTGGATGTTGAAGCAACCAATGCCAAATTGGTTGAACGCCAAATTCGTATTGTAATGCAAGCAACTGAGTGTGAAAGAGCTATCGCTGAAGAAGCATTATCACAATGTCATCGTCACTGTAAAACGGCAATTCTAATGATCTTAGCAAATGTAGATGCACAGCAAGCCACACAGATGCTTAATCAAAACAAAGGATTTATTAGAAAGGCATTGGGTGAGTGA
- the rph gene encoding ribonuclease PH, protein MRPADRQADQVRPITITRHYTKHAEGSVLVEFGDTKVLCNATVEEGVPRFLKGQGQGWVTAEYGMLPRATNSRNAREAARGKQTGRTMEIQRLIARSLRAAVDLKALGEFTITVDCDVIQADGGTRTASISGACVALVDALNKMVEEGKLKKSPLKSMVAAVSVGIVDGEPLCDLEYVEDSAAETDMNVVMIDDGRMIEVQGTAEGAPFSHEELLALLALAKGGLEKIFEAQKEALKQ, encoded by the coding sequence ATGCGTCCAGCAGACAGACAAGCAGACCAAGTACGTCCTATTACCATCACTCGCCATTATACAAAACACGCTGAGGGTTCTGTATTAGTCGAATTTGGTGATACTAAAGTCTTGTGTAACGCCACTGTAGAAGAGGGTGTACCACGTTTTCTTAAAGGACAAGGGCAAGGTTGGGTAACCGCAGAATATGGTATGCTTCCTCGCGCAACAAATAGTCGTAATGCACGTGAAGCGGCTCGTGGTAAACAAACTGGCCGTACTATGGAAATTCAACGCTTAATTGCACGTTCATTACGTGCCGCTGTTGATTTAAAAGCATTAGGTGAATTCACTATCACTGTTGATTGTGACGTTATTCAAGCTGATGGTGGTACACGTACGGCCTCTATCTCTGGTGCTTGCGTCGCATTAGTTGATGCTTTAAATAAAATGGTTGAAGAAGGTAAACTGAAAAAGAGCCCTCTTAAATCAATGGTCGCTGCGGTATCTGTGGGGATTGTTGATGGTGAACCATTATGCGATCTTGAATATGTTGAAGATTCTGCCGCAGAAACGGATATGAATGTGGTGATGATTGATGATGGTCGTATGATTGAAGTTCAAGGTACGGCAGAAGGTGCACCATTTAGTCACGAAGAATTACTTGCTTTACTCGCCCTTGCAAAGGGGGGGTTAGAGAAAATATTTGAAGCGCAAAAAGAGGCGCTTAAGCAATAA
- the rpmG gene encoding 50S ribosomal protein L33, whose product MAKGIREKIKLVSSAGTGHFYTTTKNKRTMPEKLEMKKFDPVVRQHVLYKEAKIK is encoded by the coding sequence ATGGCTAAAGGTATTCGCGAGAAAATTAAACTCGTTTCTTCTGCTGGTACAGGTCACTTCTATACCACTACGAAGAACAAACGCACTATGCCAGAAAAACTGGAAATGAAAAAATTCGATCCAGTTGTTCGTCAACATGTGCTTTATAAAGAAGCTAAAATTAAATAA
- the coaBC gene encoding bifunctional phosphopantothenoylcysteine decarboxylase/phosphopantothenate--cysteine ligase CoaBC encodes MTTLHDKKIILGISGGIAAYKAPELVRRLREKGAIVRVVMTPAAHAFVTPLSLQAVSGFPVADDLLDPAAEAAMGHIELGKWADLILLAPATADLIARLRVGMANDLLTTLCLASNAPIAIAPAMNQQMYRATITQENLSALEQRGCLIWGPDSGSQACGDVGPGRMLDPLALVALAEKQLALQPQDFAGKKITITAGPTREALDPVRFISNHSSGKMGFAIAQAAALRGADVTLIAGPVTLPTPACVKRIDVESAQEMYEQVMLIAPSQDIFIGCAAVADYRAKLIAAEKIKKQGDEVTITMVKNPDIVASVGKMVEHRPFVVGFAAETQNVEEYARKKREQKQLDLICANDVSIENQGFNSDNNALHLIWANGETRLPHSSKAQLSHRLLDEIAKHYDEKN; translated from the coding sequence ATGACTACACTTCACGACAAAAAGATTATTCTTGGTATCAGTGGTGGTATTGCGGCCTATAAAGCACCTGAACTTGTACGCCGTTTACGTGAGAAAGGTGCAATTGTGCGAGTTGTAATGACACCCGCAGCTCATGCATTTGTGACACCTTTATCACTACAAGCTGTTTCTGGTTTTCCTGTTGCGGATGATTTACTTGATCCAGCGGCAGAAGCCGCTATGGGGCATATTGAATTAGGTAAATGGGCTGATTTAATTCTACTTGCACCTGCTACTGCCGATCTTATTGCACGTTTACGAGTGGGTATGGCAAATGATTTACTTACCACACTCTGTTTAGCGAGTAACGCACCTATCGCTATTGCGCCAGCAATGAATCAGCAAATGTACAGAGCCACGATTACACAAGAAAATTTATCAGCTTTAGAGCAACGTGGCTGTTTAATTTGGGGGCCTGACTCTGGTAGTCAAGCTTGTGGTGATGTAGGACCGGGACGAATGTTAGATCCTTTAGCACTTGTCGCATTAGCTGAAAAACAACTTGCTTTACAGCCACAAGATTTTGCAGGTAAAAAAATCACGATAACCGCAGGTCCAACTCGTGAAGCCTTAGATCCAGTGCGTTTTATCAGTAATCATAGCTCAGGGAAAATGGGGTTTGCGATTGCGCAAGCAGCCGCATTACGCGGAGCTGATGTCACACTTATCGCAGGGCCTGTCACATTACCGACACCCGCTTGTGTTAAACGTATTGACGTTGAAAGCGCACAAGAAATGTATGAACAAGTGATGTTAATCGCACCTTCGCAAGATATTTTTATTGGTTGTGCGGCTGTTGCTGATTACCGCGCTAAACTTATCGCGGCTGAAAAAATAAAAAAACAAGGTGATGAAGTCACCATCACTATGGTAAAAAACCCCGACATTGTCGCGAGTGTCGGAAAAATGGTTGAACACCGTCCTTTTGTTGTTGGATTTGCAGCCGAAACCCAGAATGTGGAAGAATATGCCCGCAAAAAACGCGAACAAAAGCAGCTCGATTTAATCTGTGCCAATGATGTTTCAATAGAAAATCAAGGCTTTAACAGTGACAACAATGCATTACACCTTATTTGGGCTAATGGAGAAACGCGCTTACCACACAGTAGTAAAGCACAACTTAGCCATCGCCTACTTGACGAGATAGCCAAACATTATGATGAAAAAAATTGA
- a CDS encoding PLP-dependent aminotransferase family protein: MKQKKTAYFPNLVLEEGPIGSQVYHAIRKAILDGRLSSGSRLPSSRTLAEMMSISRNSVIAGFERLIDEGYLFTRRGAGTFVASTIPDAIISDKWIKTTHSYSLPAIESPLETLNPNMQKAQAFWQQSQPNINSNPIFHVGIGCVDLFPHELWGRLLGRVWRQSKKALATFNSPTGYTPLKEMICQYMQSTRGLFCQPEQIIIVNGTQQAINLTTRVLLKEGGAVWLDDPGYDSARGIFTSYGIKSHPINSDIDGMDIYQGIEQCPEAKLVFTTPSHQFPLGNTLSLSRRIALLEWASSNNVWIFEDDYNSEFRYHSKPIQSLQGLDKYQRVIYAGTFSKMMYPGFRLGFLVVPLPLVDAFKAAKYYTDSHSGFLEQATLALFISQGHYARHVRRIRKACYERYQVLTNAIKTHLSHVFRVEPTDSGIHIVCWLQAGYTEEYIVKKSREIGLAIQPLSRYCIQTYPKKGVLLGYAAHDPIEIEKSIILLAHTLSK; the protein is encoded by the coding sequence ATGAAACAGAAAAAAACAGCGTATTTCCCTAATCTTGTTTTAGAAGAAGGGCCCATTGGCTCTCAGGTTTATCACGCGATTAGAAAGGCGATTTTAGATGGGCGTTTATCGTCAGGTAGTCGTTTACCATCAAGCCGTACCTTAGCTGAAATGATGTCGATTTCCCGCAATTCTGTTATCGCAGGATTTGAACGTTTAATTGATGAAGGCTATTTATTTACTCGACGCGGTGCAGGTACTTTTGTTGCAAGCACAATCCCTGATGCCATTATTTCGGATAAGTGGATCAAAACAACTCACTCTTATTCATTACCAGCAATCGAAAGCCCATTAGAAACACTAAACCCCAATATGCAAAAAGCACAAGCTTTTTGGCAACAGTCGCAACCCAATATCAATAGTAACCCGATATTTCATGTCGGTATTGGATGTGTTGATCTTTTTCCACATGAGCTTTGGGGAAGATTATTAGGGCGAGTTTGGCGACAATCGAAAAAAGCACTCGCAACATTTAATTCGCCAACAGGTTACACGCCTTTAAAAGAAATGATATGCCAATACATGCAATCAACTCGTGGACTTTTTTGCCAACCTGAGCAAATCATTATTGTGAATGGAACACAGCAAGCGATTAATCTCACCACCAGAGTATTATTAAAAGAAGGTGGTGCTGTTTGGTTAGATGATCCTGGTTATGACAGTGCTCGGGGGATCTTCACATCTTATGGTATAAAATCACATCCAATAAATTCAGATATTGATGGAATGGATATTTATCAAGGAATAGAGCAGTGCCCTGAAGCAAAACTTGTTTTTACCACACCTTCTCATCAATTCCCTTTAGGTAATACGCTCTCACTTTCACGCCGTATTGCGTTGTTAGAGTGGGCATCATCCAATAATGTGTGGATCTTCGAAGATGACTACAATAGTGAATTTCGCTATCACTCTAAACCCATTCAATCTCTCCAAGGATTAGATAAATACCAGCGCGTTATTTATGCCGGCACATTCTCAAAAATGATGTATCCCGGATTTCGTTTAGGTTTTTTAGTGGTTCCTTTACCTTTAGTTGATGCCTTTAAAGCTGCTAAATACTATACCGATTCACATTCTGGCTTTTTAGAGCAAGCTACATTGGCGCTGTTTATTTCTCAAGGGCATTATGCACGTCATGTTAGACGAATACGAAAAGCCTGTTATGAACGCTATCAAGTGTTAACTAATGCTATAAAAACACATCTATCTCATGTTTTCCGTGTTGAACCGACAGACTCCGGTATCCATATTGTCTGCTGGTTACAGGCTGGCTATACAGAAGAATATATTGTGAAAAAATCACGAGAGATTGGATTAGCTATACAGCCTTTATCCCGTTACTGCATCCAAACTTACCCAAAAAAAGGCGTATTATTAGGGTATGCGGCTCATGATCCTATTGAAATTGAAAAGAGTATTATTTTGCTTGCTCACACATTATCTAAATAA
- a CDS encoding glycosyltransferase family 4 protein has protein sequence MSKSVLSILHTESSCGWGGQEIRILTESQGMIRRGHRVALVCCPTSKIAKAAPDYGIEVFTLPIEKKRGSALKVLRQWLKLHHHQFDVINTHSSTDAWLVAASCATLRHSPVVVRTRHVSTDVSRSFPTRWLYLSSSAHVVTTGEKLRQTLHQHNKFPLEKMTSVPTGIDLQRFFPQDKQQAREKIGIPNKPTLGIVATMRVWKGHKYLVEAWKSLHQQFPDWQLIFVGDGPQRKNLEPMVKAAGLEQSIFFLGNRNDVPDCLNAMDLFALPSFGNEGVPQGIMQAMACGLPVVSTTVGAISEAVIDGKTGFTLAPQIQEIFTSHLAKLMSSGELREQMGKAALEHAVSRFGLDNMLDKMERIFIQAINDKNKSV, from the coding sequence ATGAGTAAGTCAGTATTATCAATATTACATACAGAATCATCTTGTGGGTGGGGTGGTCAGGAAATCCGTATACTGACGGAATCTCAAGGTATGATCCGTAGAGGGCACCGAGTTGCATTAGTGTGCTGCCCTACATCCAAAATTGCCAAGGCAGCGCCTGATTATGGTATTGAGGTTTTCACATTACCCATTGAGAAAAAACGCGGTTCAGCGTTAAAAGTACTTCGCCAATGGCTGAAATTACATCATCACCAATTTGATGTTATCAATACTCATAGCTCAACCGATGCATGGTTAGTTGCCGCTTCTTGTGCCACATTACGTCATTCTCCTGTGGTTGTTCGAACTCGACATGTTTCTACGGATGTTTCACGTTCATTCCCAACACGATGGCTTTATCTTTCGTCTAGTGCCCATGTTGTGACAACAGGTGAGAAATTACGCCAGACTCTCCATCAGCATAATAAATTTCCATTAGAAAAAATGACATCAGTGCCTACGGGAATTGATCTACAACGTTTTTTTCCACAAGACAAACAACAAGCTAGAGAAAAAATTGGAATACCGAATAAACCGACATTAGGTATTGTTGCAACTATGCGAGTGTGGAAAGGACATAAATATTTAGTAGAAGCATGGAAATCATTACATCAGCAGTTTCCTGATTGGCAATTAATTTTTGTTGGTGATGGGCCTCAACGTAAAAATTTAGAACCGATGGTGAAAGCGGCAGGATTAGAGCAAAGTATCTTCTTCCTTGGTAATCGTAATGATGTGCCTGATTGTTTAAATGCAATGGATCTCTTTGCGTTACCTTCTTTTGGTAATGAAGGTGTGCCGCAAGGTATTATGCAGGCAATGGCATGTGGTCTGCCTGTTGTATCGACTACAGTTGGCGCGATTAGTGAAGCGGTTATTGACGGTAAAACAGGATTTACATTAGCACCACAAATACAAGAAATATTCACGAGTCATTTAGCTAAATTAATGAGCTCAGGTGAATTACGTGAACAGATGGGAAAAGCCGCGCTTGAACACGCTGTCTCACGATTTGGTTTGGATAATATGTTAGATAAGATGGAAAGGATCTTTATTCAGGCAATTAACGATAAAAATAAATCAGTATGA
- the pyrE gene encoding orotate phosphoribosyltransferase, translated as MKAYQRRFIELALAKNVLKFGEFTLKSGRVSPYFFNAGLFNTGRDLALLGQFYAQTLLDNNVSCDVLFGPAYKGIPIATTTAVALVEHHDIDIPYCFNRKEAKDHGEGGTLVGSPLKGNVVIVDDVITAGTAIRESMEIIKQHDATLSAVLLSLDRQEKGREELSAIQELKRDYQCQVYSIITLDDLISYLSENETLSEHLPAVKAYRERYGVN; from the coding sequence ATGAAAGCCTACCAACGCCGCTTTATCGAACTAGCATTAGCAAAAAATGTCCTGAAATTTGGTGAGTTCACACTGAAATCAGGAAGGGTGAGTCCTTACTTTTTTAATGCCGGTTTATTTAATACAGGGCGTGATTTGGCTTTACTGGGGCAGTTCTATGCGCAAACATTATTAGATAATAATGTGTCTTGTGATGTGCTGTTTGGACCCGCTTATAAGGGGATACCTATTGCAACCACAACGGCAGTCGCATTGGTTGAACATCATGATATCGATATTCCTTACTGTTTTAATCGCAAAGAGGCTAAAGATCATGGTGAAGGAGGAACATTAGTAGGAAGCCCATTGAAAGGTAATGTTGTGATTGTCGATGATGTCATTACAGCTGGTACCGCAATTCGTGAATCAATGGAAATCATAAAACAGCATGATGCAACGCTTTCTGCCGTGTTATTAAGTTTGGATAGACAAGAGAAAGGGCGAGAAGAACTTTCTGCAATACAAGAGTTAAAACGTGACTATCAATGCCAAGTGTATTCGATTATTACCTTAGATGATTTAATTAGTTACCTAAGTGAGAATGAAACACTGTCTGAGCATTTACCTGCGGTTAAAGCTTATCGTGAGCGCTATGGCGTGAATTAA
- a CDS encoding YicC/YloC family endoribonuclease produces MIRSMTAFARRDIKKDWGSAAWELRSVNQRYLETYIRLPEQLRSLEPVIRERLRNRLTRGKIECNLRFDLNARFQGELNLDENLAKQLIVSANWVKSHSHEGTISPFDILRWPGVISAQEQDLDAIGTELLAELDLAIDAFIASREAEGQSLKVLIEQRLDAVCEEVVKVRAQMPEVLQWQRERLTSKLEEAQVQIDNNRLEQELVMLAQRLDVAEELDRLEAHVKETRKILVKKEAVGRRLDFMMQEFNRESNTLASKSINTEVTNSAIELKVLIEQMREQIQNIE; encoded by the coding sequence ATGATCCGTAGCATGACCGCTTTTGCTCGCCGAGACATCAAAAAAGACTGGGGTAGCGCTGCATGGGAACTGCGTTCCGTAAACCAACGCTATCTTGAAACTTATATTCGTTTACCTGAGCAATTACGTAGTTTAGAGCCAGTTATTCGTGAACGTCTACGTAATCGCTTAACGCGCGGTAAAATTGAATGTAACTTACGTTTTGATCTTAATGCTCGTTTTCAAGGCGAACTTAATCTTGATGAAAATTTAGCAAAACAACTGATTGTTTCTGCCAACTGGGTAAAAAGTCACAGCCATGAAGGCACTATCAGCCCATTTGATATTTTACGTTGGCCAGGTGTTATTTCAGCACAAGAGCAAGATTTAGATGCCATTGGTACTGAACTTTTAGCTGAGTTAGATCTGGCTATTGATGCCTTTATCGCAAGCCGTGAAGCTGAAGGACAATCACTGAAAGTACTTATTGAACAGCGTTTAGATGCTGTTTGCGAAGAAGTTGTTAAGGTGAGAGCACAGATGCCTGAAGTTTTACAATGGCAACGTGAACGTTTAACGAGCAAATTAGAAGAAGCTCAAGTCCAAATTGATAATAATCGTTTAGAACAAGAGTTAGTGATGTTAGCACAACGTTTAGATGTTGCTGAAGAGCTTGATAGATTAGAAGCCCACGTTAAAGAAACACGCAAAATTCTTGTGAAAAAAGAGGCGGTAGGTCGTCGTCTTGATTTTATGATGCAAGAATTTAACCGTGAATCCAATACATTAGCATCAAAATCAATTAATACTGAAGTCACTAATTCAGCCATTGAATTAAAAGTTTTAATTGAACAAATGCGTGAGCAGATCCAAAACATTGAGTAA
- the rpmB gene encoding 50S ribosomal protein L28, which yields MSRVCQVTGKRPVSGNNRSHALNATKRRFLPNLHSHRFWVESEKRFVTLRVSAKGMRVIDKKGIESVLADLRARGEKF from the coding sequence ATGTCCCGAGTCTGCCAAGTTACCGGCAAGCGTCCTGTGAGTGGAAACAACCGCTCTCACGCATTAAACGCGACTAAACGCCGTTTTCTGCCAAACCTGCACTCTCACCGTTTCTGGGTTGAGTCTGAGAAACGTTTCGTAACTCTGCGTGTATCTGCTAAAGGTATGCGTGTGATTGATAAGAAAGGCATCGAATCTGTATTAGCAGATTTACGTGCCCGTGGTGAGAAGTTCTAA
- a CDS encoding tetratricopeptide repeat protein, whose amino-acid sequence MTFIKYISTFISLITLFFSFSLHANFEEQDKRKFEDTRKEALNHNAQAQYQLAEMYSMGTGVEKNLLNAQLWANEAIKNDYADAYALLADIYLFNADPYFKNYYVEAKKLATLAVNKGSIRGKISLATALIAPLSGETDHKKAIVLLEEVAATHQPELVYAPIWLGVLYSGVDNVPVDTEKANMWFAKANEMTFEGFAQAMASFMFSGQYYIIEPNKQKADELMKQACEEAKKVGNEFYCQQEFN is encoded by the coding sequence ATGACATTTATTAAATATATTTCGACCTTTATCAGCCTAATTACACTTTTTTTCTCCTTTTCTTTGCATGCTAATTTTGAAGAGCAAGACAAAAGAAAATTTGAAGATACTCGCAAAGAAGCACTAAACCATAATGCACAAGCTCAATATCAGTTAGCTGAAATGTATTCGATGGGAACAGGCGTAGAAAAAAACCTTCTTAATGCACAACTGTGGGCAAATGAGGCAATAAAAAACGACTATGCCGATGCCTATGCATTACTTGCTGATATTTACTTATTTAATGCCGACCCTTATTTTAAAAATTATTATGTTGAAGCAAAAAAATTAGCTACTCTCGCAGTAAATAAAGGAAGCATAAGAGGAAAAATAAGTTTAGCAACAGCTCTCATTGCGCCATTATCTGGAGAAACAGATCATAAAAAAGCGATTGTATTATTAGAAGAAGTTGCAGCGACTCATCAACCAGAACTTGTTTACGCTCCGATTTGGTTAGGTGTTCTTTATAGTGGGGTTGACAATGTGCCTGTAGATACTGAAAAAGCGAATATGTGGTTTGCAAAAGCTAATGAAATGACTTTTGAAGGATTCGCTCAAGCAATGGCTTCTTTTATGTTCTCTGGCCAATATTATATTATTGAGCCTAACAAGCAAAAAGCAGATGAATTAATGAAACAGGCTTGTGAAGAAGCAAAAAAAGTTGGCAATGAGTTTTATTGCCAACAAGAGTTTAATTAA
- a CDS encoding GNAT family N-acetyltransferase gives MSTTPITVSIQFVEQEHYAQWLPHWLSYQAFYKVELSEETTLKTWARFFDEKEPVYCAVAMEGEKVLGFVHYLFHRSTWAESDFCYLEDLFVSPDTRGRHVGKQLIEFVNQQAKERDCARLYWHTQETNLRGQRLYNWVAEKPGVIEYRMAL, from the coding sequence ATGAGCACAACACCAATAACTGTTTCAATTCAGTTTGTTGAACAAGAGCATTATGCTCAATGGTTGCCACATTGGTTAAGTTATCAAGCATTTTATAAAGTTGAGTTATCAGAAGAGACAACATTAAAAACATGGGCACGTTTTTTTGATGAAAAAGAACCTGTTTATTGTGCTGTAGCGATGGAAGGTGAAAAGGTATTAGGCTTTGTACATTATCTTTTTCATCGCTCAACATGGGCTGAAAGCGATTTTTGTTATTTAGAAGATTTATTTGTTTCACCAGATACACGTGGTCGCCATGTAGGTAAGCAACTTATTGAGTTTGTTAATCAACAAGCCAAAGAGCGTGATTGTGCTCGTCTATATTGGCATACACAGGAAACTAATTTACGTGGTCAGCGCTTATATAATTGGGTAGCAGAAAAACCGGGTGTGATTGAATACCGTATGGCGCTATAA
- the slmA gene encoding nucleoid occlusion factor SlmA codes for MAEEKETKKKRNRRDEILQSLAQMLESSDGSQRITTAKLAATVGVSEAALYRHFPSKTKMFDSLIEFIEDSLVSRINLILKDEKEAVARIRLILILILGFAEKNPGLSRILTGHALMFEQDRLQGRINQLYERIEVQLRQVIKERKIREGSAFLHDEALLASQLLAFCEGMLARFVRTEFRYQPTQEFEARWPLILAQLQ; via the coding sequence ATGGCAGAAGAAAAAGAAACCAAAAAGAAAAGAAATAGACGGGATGAAATCTTACAGTCACTTGCCCAAATGTTGGAATCAAGTGATGGTAGTCAGCGCATCACAACGGCAAAGCTTGCCGCCACTGTTGGTGTATCTGAAGCTGCGCTCTATCGACATTTTCCCAGTAAAACCAAAATGTTTGATAGCTTGATTGAGTTTATCGAAGATAGCTTAGTCTCCCGTATTAATTTGATTTTAAAAGACGAAAAAGAGGCTGTTGCAAGAATTCGCTTAATTCTTATCTTGATCCTCGGTTTTGCTGAGAAAAACCCGGGACTATCTCGTATTTTGACTGGTCATGCATTGATGTTTGAACAAGACAGATTGCAAGGGCGAATAAACCAGCTTTATGAGCGTATTGAAGTTCAGCTACGACAAGTCATTAAAGAGCGTAAAATTCGTGAAGGTAGTGCTTTCTTGCATGATGAAGCGTTACTTGCTTCACAACTACTCGCTTTTTGTGAAGGTATGTTAGCGCGCTTTGTACGCACAGAATTTCGCTATCAACCTACTCAAGAATTTGAAGCTCGCTGGCCATTAATTTTGGCACAGTTACAATGA
- the radC gene encoding RadC family protein: MENQSVSELLPREKLLLYGVESLTDIELLALFLRTGTYEKSVLELAAFLLKECGSLYHVINADYETLGRFKGVGVGKFTQLQAINEMAQRFSTTQFMYKNVLSSSEDTKHYLQKLLHWRDREVFVVLFLDNQNQLIAFEEMFKGTINRVEVHPREIVRQSIKKNATSIILAHNHPSGVCEPSLADKELTEKIFTACQLVGVNVLDHLVIGHDNCVSFAERGWL; encoded by the coding sequence ATGGAAAATCAATCGGTTAGTGAACTTTTACCTAGAGAAAAATTATTACTTTATGGCGTGGAATCACTCACCGATATTGAGTTATTGGCGCTCTTTTTACGCACCGGTACTTATGAAAAATCGGTATTAGAATTGGCGGCTTTTTTACTTAAAGAGTGCGGTTCTCTTTATCATGTTATTAATGCTGATTATGAAACTTTAGGGCGTTTTAAAGGCGTTGGTGTGGGAAAGTTTACCCAGCTACAAGCGATTAATGAAATGGCACAGCGCTTTTCTACAACACAATTTATGTATAAAAATGTATTATCTTCTTCAGAAGATACAAAGCATTACTTACAAAAATTATTGCATTGGCGAGACAGAGAAGTGTTTGTGGTACTGTTTCTTGATAATCAAAATCAATTGATTGCATTCGAAGAGATGTTTAAAGGAACAATTAACAGAGTAGAGGTTCATCCTAGAGAAATTGTCCGTCAATCAATAAAAAAGAATGCAACATCCATCATTCTTGCTCATAATCACCCTTCTGGTGTTTGCGAACCAAGTCTCGCAGATAAAGAATTAACGGAAAAAATTTTTACTGCTTGCCAATTAGTGGGTGTAAATGTACTCGATCACCTTGTGATAGGGCATGATAATTGTGTTTCTTTCGCAGAACGAGGTTGGTTGTAG